In Panacibacter ginsenosidivorans, the following proteins share a genomic window:
- a CDS encoding bifunctional heptose 7-phosphate kinase/heptose 1-phosphate adenyltransferase has product MNDFDKLFSDFSDLKVAVIGDVMLDTYWWGKVERISPEAPVPVVALRKKEQRIGGAGNVALNTVSLGAETALFTVTGDDEDADILLSLLQDQHIDTKYVVKSNERITTNKIRIISRNQQMMRLDSEVTDYISKEDETTLIQNFTSFVKRYQPSVVIFEDYNKGVLTETLIEKIISICKEHNIVTTVDPKRKNFFSFKSVEIFKPNLKEVKEGLNLLTDEINEEVLKNIHKELHAILQHKISLITLSEKGVYIQKGNYSRIIPTHARNIADVSGAGDTVIAVASLVYAATKDITLAAQVANVAGGQVCEEVGTVAVNKEKLLNECKSLLKTEL; this is encoded by the coding sequence ATGAACGACTTTGATAAATTGTTTTCGGATTTCTCAGATCTTAAAGTAGCAGTAATAGGTGATGTAATGCTTGATACATATTGGTGGGGAAAGGTTGAACGTATATCTCCGGAAGCGCCTGTACCAGTTGTTGCTTTGCGCAAAAAAGAACAAAGAATTGGTGGCGCAGGTAATGTAGCGCTGAACACTGTTTCACTTGGTGCAGAAACAGCTTTATTTACTGTTACAGGAGATGATGAAGATGCAGATATTTTATTGAGCCTCTTACAGGATCAGCATATAGACACGAAATATGTTGTAAAGAGTAATGAGCGCATAACTACAAATAAAATACGCATCATAAGCCGAAATCAACAAATGATGAGGCTCGACTCTGAGGTTACAGATTATATTTCCAAAGAAGATGAAACGACACTTATTCAGAACTTTACTTCTTTTGTAAAACGTTACCAACCTTCTGTGGTAATATTTGAAGATTATAATAAAGGGGTTCTAACAGAAACGCTGATTGAAAAGATCATTTCCATTTGCAAAGAACATAATATTGTAACTACGGTTGACCCTAAAAGAAAAAATTTCTTTTCTTTTAAGTCAGTTGAAATATTTAAGCCCAATCTTAAAGAAGTAAAAGAAGGTTTGAACCTGCTTACTGATGAAATAAATGAAGAAGTGCTAAAAAATATTCATAAAGAGTTACACGCTATTCTTCAACATAAGATATCCCTTATTACACTTTCGGAAAAAGGAGTTTACATACAGAAAGGCAATTATTCAAGGATCATTCCTACCCATGCGCGTAATATAGCTGACGTAAGTGGGGCTGGGGATACAGTGATAGCAGTTGCCTCATTAGTCTATGCAGCTACAAAAGATATCACACTTGCTGCCCAGGTAGCAAATGTAGCTGGCGGTCAGGTCTGTGAAGAAGTGGGAACTGTTGCGGTGAATAAAGAGAAACTGCTAAACGAATGCAAAAGCTTATTGAAAACCGAGTTATAA
- a CDS encoding redoxin domain-containing protein, with translation MSLAIGQQAPDFNLYDTEKKIVTLSGQKGSNILLLFFPLAFTGVCTKELCSVRDNIAAYNNVNAKVFAISVDSPQTLARFKEEQHLNFTLLSDFNKEASEAYGCAYNAFIGWMKGVSKRSAFIIDKQGVVQYAEVLENAGELPDFEKINAALASLN, from the coding sequence ATGAGTTTAGCAATTGGCCAGCAGGCACCTGATTTTAATTTATACGATACAGAGAAGAAAATTGTAACTTTATCCGGGCAAAAAGGAAGTAATATTTTGCTTCTGTTCTTTCCATTGGCTTTTACAGGTGTTTGTACAAAGGAATTGTGCAGCGTAAGAGACAATATTGCTGCCTATAATAATGTAAATGCGAAAGTTTTTGCAATATCTGTAGATTCACCACAGACCCTTGCCAGGTTTAAGGAAGAGCAGCATCTTAATTTCACTTTGTTAAGTGATTTTAATAAAGAAGCATCGGAAGCCTACGGTTGTGCATATAATGCATTTATAGGTTGGATGAAAGGGGTTTCAAAGCGTTCCGCTTTCATTATAGACAAACAAGGAGTAGTTCAATACGCTGAAGTTCTTGAGAATGCCGGTGAGTTGCCTGATTTTGAAAAAATTAATGCAGCACTGGCTTCATTAAATTAA
- a CDS encoding sulfotransferase-like domain-containing protein, which yields MDTTRICLWSSPRNISTAMMYSFAQRPDTIVFDEPLYAHYLRATGVVHPGQKEILQSQENDGNKVVNELMLGSFDKSVAFFKQMTHHLVELDEKFLSRMKNILFIRDPKQIISSYAQVRPDVNMQDIGIEKQWHLFEQLTTNNQNCVVLDSNEILKAPKKVLAELCQAIDIPFYNEMLHWPTGPKSEDGVWAKYWYDNVHKSTGFEKQATSSRTLPGYLESLYNESKKYYDQLFQHSIKA from the coding sequence ATGGATACAACACGCATTTGTTTATGGAGTAGTCCGAGAAATATTTCTACTGCGATGATGTATTCCTTTGCACAAAGGCCCGACACTATTGTGTTTGATGAACCTTTGTATGCGCATTACCTGCGTGCAACAGGTGTCGTACATCCAGGGCAGAAAGAAATATTACAGTCACAGGAAAATGATGGCAACAAAGTAGTGAATGAGTTAATGCTTGGTTCTTTTGATAAGTCTGTTGCTTTCTTTAAACAGATGACACATCATCTTGTGGAGTTAGATGAAAAATTTCTATCTCGGATGAAAAATATACTTTTTATTCGTGATCCAAAACAGATTATAAGCTCGTATGCGCAGGTAAGACCGGATGTGAATATGCAGGATATTGGTATAGAAAAACAATGGCATTTGTTTGAACAACTCACTACAAACAACCAGAATTGTGTTGTGCTTGACTCTAATGAAATTCTAAAAGCACCGAAAAAAGTATTGGCTGAGTTATGTCAGGCTATTGATATTCCGTTTTACAACGAAATGTTGCATTGGCCGACAGGCCCAAAATCAGAAGACGGCGTTTGGGCAAAATACTGGTATGATAATGTACACAAGTCAACGGGCTTCGAAAAACAGGCAACAAGCAGTCGCACACTACCTGGATATTTAGAATCACTTTACAACGAAAGCAAAAAATATTACGATCAATTATTTCAACATTCTATAAAAGCATAA
- the deoC gene encoding deoxyribose-phosphate aldolase — protein sequence MDPVTELAKMIDHSLLHPTMTDEDLKQGCALAKAYNVATVCIKPYAIKEALEWLKGSDVMVCAVIGFPQGNSTIDVKVFETEQACKDGAHEIDMVVNIGKVLGEDWDYVEKEIAAIVAVTKKYKAALKVIFENDYLPKDEYKIKLCEICSKLQVEFVKTSTGYGFVKGTDGKYSYEGATEHDLILMRKHSTPEVQIKAAGGVRTLDDLLKVKALGVTRIGATATATILEDAKKRFGVANASPSFTDTNTKDGY from the coding sequence ATGGATCCTGTAACAGAGCTTGCCAAAATGATCGATCATTCATTGCTGCATCCAACGATGACAGATGAAGATCTTAAACAAGGTTGTGCACTTGCCAAAGCATACAACGTAGCAACAGTTTGTATAAAACCTTATGCAATCAAAGAAGCATTGGAATGGCTGAAAGGCAGTGATGTTATGGTCTGCGCTGTCATTGGTTTTCCGCAGGGCAACAGTACCATTGATGTAAAAGTTTTTGAAACGGAACAGGCATGTAAAGATGGTGCACATGAAATTGATATGGTGGTAAACATCGGTAAAGTGTTGGGTGAAGATTGGGATTATGTTGAAAAAGAAATTGCTGCAATTGTTGCTGTTACAAAAAAATATAAAGCTGCATTAAAAGTAATTTTTGAAAATGATTACTTACCAAAAGATGAATATAAAATAAAGCTCTGCGAAATATGCAGCAAACTGCAGGTGGAGTTTGTGAAAACATCTACAGGTTACGGTTTTGTAAAAGGTACTGATGGAAAATATTCTTATGAAGGCGCCACAGAACATGATCTTATTTTAATGCGCAAACATTCTACACCGGAAGTGCAGATAAAAGCCGCTGGCGGTGTGCGTACATTAGATGATCTGCTAAAAGTAAAAGCACTGGGCGTTACGCGTATTGGTGCTACGGCAACTGCAACAATTCTTGAAGATGCAAAGAAAAGATTTGGTGTAGCGAATGCTTCTCCCTCTTTTACAGATACAAATACAAAAGATGGTTATTAA
- a CDS encoding tetratricopeptide repeat protein, which translates to MSELNRHQHIERARLLLSQRRYKDAETQAGIVLQQDPNDADALQIIGHCRLDNKQYDEALKIFQQCIGHQPDDDYVLYLIAFCYYRKHEIDAAQKYLEQAIAIFPYNAGYFSLLSNIHATERRYADALYAANQGLQINAEDIGCLNARSAALFRLNKKEEAYETINESLQVNPEDDYTHTNYGWHYLEKGKHKQAYEHFSEALRINPNNNAAKEGYKASLKSKLPFYRWILQYSLWMNHQNRTMRIVMIFGLWGVVRALTWAGKDAPVWWKYVTVGIVFIYLAFVMLSWLGNSLANLFLLTSKHGRLALTDSEKSSAKAVGIVLVAGILSIACGIWLDKKFLYMGLFIGSLSIPLSFIDFPIKWFKGEGRQVTAHIMILLCIITCIMLFINDQSAMFAGIIYFIFFVGYMWSGSITALRRR; encoded by the coding sequence ATGAGTGAATTAAACCGCCATCAACATATTGAAAGGGCAAGATTGTTATTAAGTCAGCGCAGGTATAAAGATGCCGAAACGCAGGCTGGCATAGTATTACAGCAGGACCCTAATGATGCAGATGCATTACAGATCATTGGTCACTGCAGGCTCGATAACAAGCAATATGATGAAGCATTAAAAATATTTCAGCAATGTATTGGGCACCAACCCGATGATGATTATGTACTTTACCTGATTGCATTTTGTTATTATCGTAAGCATGAAATTGATGCTGCGCAAAAATATCTTGAACAGGCCATCGCAATATTTCCATACAATGCAGGTTACTTCTCCTTACTATCAAATATTCATGCGACTGAAAGAAGATATGCAGATGCTTTGTATGCGGCCAACCAGGGTTTGCAAATAAATGCGGAAGATATTGGTTGCTTAAATGCACGCAGTGCTGCATTGTTTCGGTTGAATAAAAAAGAAGAAGCTTATGAAACGATCAACGAGTCATTGCAGGTAAATCCCGAAGATGATTATACGCATACCAATTATGGCTGGCATTATTTAGAGAAAGGCAAACACAAACAGGCATATGAACATTTTAGTGAAGCATTGCGTATTAATCCGAACAACAATGCTGCAAAAGAAGGTTACAAAGCATCGCTAAAATCTAAGCTTCCTTTTTATAGATGGATCTTGCAATATAGTTTGTGGATGAACCATCAGAATCGCACCATGCGCATTGTAATGATCTTTGGATTATGGGGAGTAGTACGTGCATTAACATGGGCAGGCAAGGATGCTCCTGTGTGGTGGAAATATGTTACAGTGGGCATTGTATTTATCTACCTTGCATTTGTAATGTTATCGTGGTTAGGTAATTCGCTGGCAAATTTATTTTTACTTACATCAAAACATGGAAGGCTTGCATTAACAGATAGTGAAAAAAGTAGTGCAAAAGCTGTAGGCATTGTGTTAGTTGCAGGCATACTATCAATAGCATGTGGTATATGGCTCGATAAAAAATTCCTGTATATGGGATTATTTATCGGCTCACTTTCTATACCACTTAGCTTTATTGATTTTCCCATCAAATGGTTCAAAGGAGAGGGCAGGCAGGTTACCGCACATATTATGATATTGCTTTGTATTATCACGTGCATTATGCTGTTCATTAATGACCAGTCAGCAATGTTTGCCGGCATTATTTATTTCATCTTTTTTGTTGGTTATATGTGGAGCGGTTCTATAACCGCGTTACGAAGAAGATAA
- a CDS encoding sugar phosphate isomerase/epimerase family protein — MFDLGFVSAILADNSFEEVVDFAAINDFKCVEMMCWPKGKAERRYAGVTHIDVNALTKNDVAYIKDYLQQKNIYISGLGYYPNPLVADTAQAKVFLDHIKKIIKAATLLNIPVVNTFIGRDHTKSIDDNFKVFLKRWPAIIKFAEDNGINIGIENCPMYFTKDEWPGGKNLAISPAIWARMFEALPSKNFGLNYDPSHMIWQQMDPIQPIYDFKDRMHHIHLKDAKLYKNKLDKVGIMAHPLEYHSPKLPGLGDVKWNNFFTALTDIRYKGPVCIEVEDKAFEGSAASIEKAILTARNYLTQFIA, encoded by the coding sequence ATGTTTGATCTTGGATTCGTAAGCGCCATACTTGCTGATAATAGTTTTGAAGAAGTGGTTGACTTTGCTGCAATCAACGATTTTAAATGCGTGGAGATGATGTGCTGGCCCAAAGGAAAAGCAGAAAGGCGTTATGCAGGTGTAACACATATTGATGTAAATGCACTTACAAAAAATGATGTAGCATATATAAAAGATTATTTGCAACAGAAGAATATTTATATTTCTGGATTGGGATATTATCCAAATCCTTTAGTGGCAGATACAGCACAGGCAAAGGTTTTTCTTGATCATATAAAAAAGATCATAAAGGCTGCAACACTATTAAATATTCCTGTGGTAAATACTTTTATTGGGAGAGATCACACAAAAAGCATTGATGATAATTTTAAAGTATTTCTGAAACGCTGGCCTGCGATAATAAAATTTGCAGAAGATAACGGCATTAACATAGGCATTGAAAATTGCCCGATGTATTTTACAAAAGATGAATGGCCGGGTGGTAAGAATCTTGCTATCAGTCCGGCAATCTGGGCAAGAATGTTTGAAGCCCTTCCATCTAAAAATTTTGGATTGAATTATGATCCATCGCACATGATCTGGCAACAGATGGATCCAATACAACCAATATATGATTTTAAAGACCGCATGCATCATATACATTTAAAAGATGCAAAGCTGTATAAAAACAAATTAGATAAAGTTGGTATCATGGCGCATCCTTTGGAATATCATTCACCAAAACTGCCGGGTCTTGGCGATGTAAAATGGAATAATTTTTTTACTGCATTAACTGATATAAGATATAAAGGACCTGTGTGTATTGAAGTGGAAGACAAAGCCTTTGAGGGTTCAGCAGCAAGTATTGAAAAAGCAATTTTAACTGCAAGAAATTATCTTACACAATTTATAGCTTAG
- a CDS encoding aminotransferase class IV: MQQPYNPKNENIQVFVKDKLYHRSEAKVSVFDSSVQGGDAVWEGLRVYDGKIFHLDKHLDRLHASAKTLAFADIPTKAFIKDAIKQTLKANDMYTNTHIRLTLTRGEKVTSGMDPRLNQKGSCLIVLAEFKPPVFDNAKGIRLITSHVRRNSPMHLDSKIHHNNLINNILAKIEANYCGADAGLMLDNLGFVSETNDCNIFMVKNGRLLTPHADACLTGITRETTIQLAHELNIPCIERNISVSEFYNADEVFITGTMGELTPVYEIDGRTIENKSNSAIRNSLYTAFKKITATEGEPIE; the protein is encoded by the coding sequence ATGCAACAACCATACAATCCAAAGAATGAGAACATACAAGTCTTTGTAAAAGATAAATTGTATCACCGCAGTGAAGCCAAGGTTTCTGTATTTGATAGTTCAGTGCAGGGCGGAGATGCGGTTTGGGAAGGTTTGCGCGTATATGACGGAAAAATATTTCATCTCGATAAACATCTGGATCGGTTACATGCATCAGCTAAAACATTGGCTTTTGCTGATATTCCCACAAAAGCATTTATTAAAGACGCCATTAAGCAAACATTGAAAGCAAACGATATGTACACAAATACACATATTCGTTTGACATTAACAAGAGGTGAGAAAGTAACCTCCGGTATGGATCCAAGACTTAATCAAAAAGGGTCCTGTTTGATCGTATTGGCAGAATTTAAACCACCCGTTTTTGATAATGCCAAAGGTATCAGGCTTATTACTTCGCATGTCCGCCGCAATTCTCCTATGCACCTTGATTCAAAGATTCATCACAACAATTTGATCAATAATATTCTTGCAAAAATAGAAGCCAATTATTGTGGTGCAGATGCAGGCCTTATGCTTGATAATCTTGGTTTTGTTTCCGAAACAAATGACTGCAATATCTTTATGGTAAAAAATGGCAGACTGCTTACGCCTCATGCAGATGCTTGTCTCACAGGCATTACACGAGAAACAACTATTCAACTTGCACACGAATTAAATATACCATGTATAGAAAGAAATATTTCTGTAAGTGAATTTTATAATGCAGATGAAGTATTTATTACAGGCACAATGGGCGAACTTACACCTGTATATGAAATTGATGGAAGAACAATTGAAAACAAATCAAATTCAGCAATAAGAAATAGTTTGTATACTGCTTTTAAAAAAATAACAGCAACTGAAGGAGAGCCAATAGAGTAA
- a CDS encoding T9SS type A sorting domain-containing protein, which translates to MSVTAVFARPAGTQIKIVKCYPNPATSVINFEFQSGADRNAVLQIYSFSGKKMKDIPVSLGKVSVILDNEYYRGIYVFQLRDKNGNIIETGKFQVVK; encoded by the coding sequence ATGAGCGTCACTGCTGTATTCGCAAGACCAGCTGGTACACAGATTAAAATAGTTAAATGTTATCCAAACCCTGCCACTTCTGTTATTAATTTTGAGTTCCAATCCGGAGCAGATAGAAATGCCGTTTTACAGATATATAGTTTTTCTGGTAAGAAGATGAAAGATATTCCTGTTTCTTTAGGAAAGGTATCCGTAATACTCGATAATGAATATTACAGGGGTATTTATGTTTTCCAGCTAAGGGATAAAAATGGTAATATTATTGAGACAGGAAAATTTCAGGTGGTAAAATAA
- a CDS encoding ATP-binding protein: MNKIIEQLKQAVNISPDNIPLRLHLAEMMLQQNLLSEASEQFSEILKREHSNTKALGGLADIYFKQNKYSAAIILFEQLQQQHALNFENKIKLVRCLLKENSITQAKEIYAQALTEQPNFRDAEIDSVLRMTGIETGMDAEELLEELATSGKYFMEKPSVKFADVGGMQKIKSEISLKIIQPLKNPDLYKAFGKKIGGGILMYGPPGCGKTFLAKATAGEIDAKFITLGLHDILDMWMGNSEKNLHEVFQAARKNTPCVLFIDEVDALGASRSDMRTSAMRQIINQFLAELDGVKDSNEGVLILAATNAPWSVDSAFRRPGRFDRVIFVAPPDEESRKEILDSLIKDKPTEKIDTKDIAKLTPGYSGADLKALIDIAVESKLEESLAKGSLQAVTQKDITKAIKVHKPTTAEWFSTARNYALYANETGLYDDILQYLNLKK, from the coding sequence ATGAACAAAATTATAGAGCAGTTAAAACAGGCCGTAAACATTTCTCCCGATAATATTCCTTTGCGTTTACACCTGGCAGAAATGATGTTGCAGCAAAATCTTCTATCCGAAGCATCTGAGCAGTTTTCTGAAATATTAAAGAGAGAACACAGCAATACAAAAGCGCTAGGCGGATTGGCAGATATTTATTTCAAACAAAATAAATATTCTGCGGCTATTATTTTATTTGAGCAACTACAACAGCAGCACGCCTTAAACTTCGAGAACAAAATAAAACTGGTTCGTTGCCTGTTGAAAGAAAATTCAATAACACAAGCTAAAGAAATTTATGCGCAGGCATTAACAGAACAACCAAATTTCCGTGACGCAGAAATTGATTCCGTTTTAAGAATGACTGGTATTGAGACCGGGATGGATGCAGAAGAGTTATTAGAAGAACTAGCAACATCAGGTAAATATTTTATGGAGAAGCCTTCTGTAAAATTTGCTGATGTTGGTGGCATGCAAAAAATAAAAAGTGAGATCTCATTAAAGATCATTCAGCCTTTAAAAAATCCTGATCTCTATAAAGCCTTTGGGAAAAAAATAGGCGGTGGTATTTTGATGTATGGTCCGCCGGGTTGTGGTAAAACATTTCTCGCCAAAGCAACTGCCGGTGAAATTGATGCTAAGTTTATAACACTTGGCCTGCATGATATTCTTGATATGTGGATGGGAAATAGTGAAAAGAATTTGCATGAAGTTTTCCAGGCAGCAAGAAAAAATACTCCCTGTGTTTTATTTATTGATGAAGTAGATGCATTAGGTGCAAGCAGAAGCGATATGCGCACAAGCGCTATGCGACAGATCATTAATCAATTTCTTGCCGAGTTGGATGGTGTAAAAGATAGCAACGAAGGTGTATTGATATTAGCAGCCACCAATGCACCATGGAGTGTTGACAGTGCTTTTAGAAGACCGGGCAGATTTGATCGTGTAATATTTGTGGCACCACCTGATGAAGAAAGCAGGAAAGAAATTCTTGACTCGTTGATTAAAGATAAACCGACAGAAAAAATAGATACAAAAGATATCGCCAAACTTACACCGGGTTACTCCGGTGCTGATCTTAAAGCTTTAATTGATATTGCTGTTGAAAGCAAACTGGAAGAATCTTTAGCAAAAGGTTCATTGCAGGCTGTAACACAAAAAGACATTACCAAAGCAATTAAAGTACATAAGCCGACAACAGCAGAATGGTTCAGCACTGCACGCAACTATGCGTTGTATGCAAATGAAACTGGTTTGTATGATGATATTTTGCAGTATTTAAATTTGAAGAAGTAA
- a CDS encoding PorP/SprF family type IX secretion system membrane protein, producing the protein MKELILHYWVCKTVKKNYFFILIMMLCISAVNAQDPHFSQFFEAPLLRNPSLAGLFSGDIRVQGVYRNQWGSVTTPYQTGSFNIEYKQPVGKGNDFLTTGLQILYDKAGVTNFTTTNVYPTINFHKSLSDEKNKFLSLGFMGGIVQRRIDRSKMTTNNQYDGNGYNPALPDGELFSKTNYSYLDGSFGMSYNASINGSENDNYFFGIAYHHFNRPVNSFYKNPPVELNPKWVVSGGVRFTSSETSFITIQADFSKQGEYNEAIAGATYSVKIGDDYDKPKYIIHAGGYLRLKDAFIPVIKIDYHPFSISMSYDANISQLKTASQGRGGFELAISYAGFLDRNNTTQNAVLCPKF; encoded by the coding sequence ATGAAAGAACTAATTTTACATTATTGGGTATGCAAGACAGTGAAAAAGAATTATTTTTTCATACTAATAATGATGCTTTGTATATCTGCTGTAAATGCACAGGATCCTCACTTTTCTCAATTCTTTGAGGCCCCGTTATTGCGTAATCCTTCATTGGCAGGTTTGTTTTCCGGTGATATTAGAGTGCAGGGTGTTTATAGAAACCAATGGGGTAGTGTTACAACGCCTTATCAGACTGGTTCTTTTAATATTGAGTATAAACAGCCAGTAGGTAAAGGGAATGATTTTCTTACTACAGGCTTGCAAATATTATATGATAAAGCGGGTGTTACAAATTTTACCACAACCAATGTATATCCTACTATCAATTTTCATAAGTCCCTAAGTGATGAGAAAAACAAATTTCTTTCTCTTGGGTTTATGGGCGGTATAGTACAGCGCAGAATTGACAGATCGAAAATGACGACCAATAACCAATATGATGGTAATGGTTATAACCCGGCCTTGCCCGATGGGGAACTTTTTAGTAAAACAAATTACAGTTACCTGGATGGTAGTTTTGGAATGTCTTATAACGCCTCCATCAATGGCAGCGAAAATGACAACTATTTTTTTGGAATAGCATACCATCATTTCAACAGGCCTGTAAATTCTTTTTATAAAAATCCACCTGTTGAGTTAAATCCCAAGTGGGTAGTTTCAGGTGGTGTAAGGTTTACGTCTTCTGAAACATCATTCATAACCATACAGGCAGATTTTAGTAAACAAGGCGAGTATAATGAAGCAATTGCAGGCGCTACTTATTCTGTAAAAATCGGCGACGATTATGACAAGCCTAAATACATAATTCATGCAGGAGGCTATCTTCGATTAAAAGACGCGTTTATACCGGTCATTAAAATTGATTATCATCCTTTTTCAATATCTATGAGTTATGATGCAAACATCTCTCAATTGAAAACCGCAAGTCAGGGAAGAGGCGGCTTTGAGCTTGCAATTTCATATGCGGGTTTTCTTGACAGGAATAATACTACTCAAAATGCGGTATTGTGCCCTAAATTTTAG